The proteins below are encoded in one region of Ornithinimicrobium avium:
- a CDS encoding IclR family transcriptional regulator yields MANAPAAAHALDVLVLLAQHASPLPAASIARELGLPRSTTYHLLAVLVDRGFVLHLPEERRYGLGVTAFELGSAYTRHAPLQRLARPVLARLADSTGQNAHLGVLHGRDVVYVVEERVAGRPSLVSDLGVRLPASLTATGLAILAALPAAQVRALFPSADAFVQRHGVGPTSLSTLRPHLSRTRTRGYAVEEGLVTPGLDSVATAVLDPAGHPVAAVAVTAESTHLAGAAREQVVGKVRRTAQEVSRRMGRREARAH; encoded by the coding sequence ATGGCCAACGCACCCGCCGCGGCGCACGCGCTCGACGTGCTCGTGCTGCTGGCGCAGCACGCCTCGCCGCTGCCGGCGGCGAGCATCGCGCGGGAGCTGGGACTGCCCCGTTCCACGACCTACCACCTGCTCGCCGTGCTCGTGGACCGCGGGTTCGTGCTGCACCTGCCGGAGGAGCGGCGCTACGGGCTGGGGGTGACGGCCTTCGAGCTGGGGTCGGCCTACACCCGGCACGCGCCGCTGCAGCGGCTGGCGCGCCCCGTCCTGGCCCGGCTGGCCGACTCGACCGGCCAGAACGCCCACCTCGGGGTGCTCCACGGGCGCGACGTGGTCTACGTCGTCGAGGAACGGGTCGCCGGACGCCCCTCCCTGGTCAGCGACCTGGGCGTGCGGCTACCGGCCTCGCTGACGGCGACCGGCCTGGCGATCCTGGCCGCCCTGCCCGCCGCGCAGGTGCGGGCGCTCTTCCCGTCGGCCGACGCCTTCGTGCAGCGCCACGGGGTCGGGCCCACGTCGCTGTCGACGCTGCGCCCCCACCTGTCCCGGACCAGGACCCGCGGGTATGCCGTGGAGGAGGGACTCGTCACCCCCGGTCTGGACTCGGTCGCCACCGCGGTGCTCGACCCCGCGGGTCACCCCGTCGCCGCCGTCGCGGTGACCGCCGAGAGCACGCACCTGGCGGGGGCGGCGCGGGAGCAGGTCGTGGGGAAGGTACGGCGCACGGCGCAGGAGGTGTCGCGGCGGATGGGACGTCGGGAAGCCCGTGCACACTAG
- a CDS encoding NUDIX hydrolase translates to MDLQTVRRKAGTAALVSFRLLPGPLKRAAVRIGAPTYTAGAVCVLEHDGEVLVLWQPHRLGWSLPGGLLGRGEAPAEAVRREVAEEIGIDIDPGDPVVVRVDHVEQGIDVVFHVRLDARPQLSLATEARKARWFAPGELTEHQADRDTRGILETLRTARDAPRPGRLIGPAAQD, encoded by the coding sequence GTGGACCTGCAGACCGTGCGACGCAAGGCAGGCACCGCCGCGCTGGTCAGCTTCCGGCTGCTGCCGGGCCCGTTGAAGCGCGCCGCGGTGCGGATCGGTGCGCCGACCTACACCGCAGGCGCCGTCTGCGTGCTCGAGCACGACGGCGAGGTGCTCGTGCTGTGGCAGCCGCACCGGCTGGGCTGGAGCCTGCCCGGCGGGCTGCTCGGTCGGGGCGAGGCCCCCGCCGAGGCGGTGCGCCGCGAGGTCGCCGAGGAGATCGGCATCGACATCGACCCGGGTGACCCGGTCGTCGTCCGCGTGGACCACGTGGAGCAGGGCATCGACGTCGTCTTCCACGTGCGGCTGGACGCGCGGCCGCAGCTCTCGCTCGCGACCGAGGCGCGCAAGGCGAGATGGTTCGCGCCCGGTGAGCTCACGGAGCACCAGGCCGACCGCGACACCCGCGGCATACTCGAGACGCTGCGCACGGCGAGGGACGCGCCCAGGCCGGGTCGGCTCATCGGGCCGGCCGCGCAGGACTGA
- the hutH gene encoding histidine ammonia-lyase: MTRLPGPATPSDVVVDVGPLSHEDVVAVARHGARVRISGTALAAITATREIIEGLAGDTRAHYGISTGFGALATTSIPPEKRDQLQRSLVRSHAAGSGPEVEREVVRATMLLRLSTLATGRTGVRVQTAQAYAALLNAGITPVVREHGSLGCSGDLAPLAHCALAVMGEGMVRVGPPAGAPQWSDQPAQPGQVPGVVGEATPAAEALAAAGLTPVVLEEKEGLALINGTDGMLGMLVLALHDLDTLLATADVAAAMSVEGQLGTDDVFAADLQALRPQLGQAVSAQNLRAVMAGSPIRDSHRDPEACTRVQDAYSLRCSPQVHGSARDTCDHARLVADRELASAVDNPVLTLDGRVESNGNFHGAPVAHVLDFLAVVTADVASISERRTDRFLDVARNRGLPPFLADDPGTDSGLMIAQYTQAAVVSELKRLAVPASVDSIPSSAMQEDHVSMGWGAARKLRRSVEGLGRVLGIEVLAAARALDLRAPLTPAPATGAVVALLRAAGVDGPGPDRWLSPEIETTVGLVLDGRVRAAAEAEAGPLR; this comes from the coding sequence ATGACCCGTCTTCCCGGCCCCGCCACCCCGAGCGACGTCGTGGTCGACGTCGGCCCGCTGAGCCACGAGGACGTCGTCGCCGTCGCCCGGCACGGCGCCCGCGTGCGGATCTCCGGGACGGCCCTCGCAGCGATCACGGCGACCCGCGAGATCATCGAGGGGCTGGCCGGCGACACCCGGGCGCACTACGGCATCTCGACCGGGTTCGGCGCCCTGGCCACCACGAGCATCCCCCCGGAGAAGCGGGACCAGCTGCAGCGCTCCCTCGTCCGCAGCCACGCCGCCGGCTCCGGCCCGGAGGTCGAGCGCGAGGTGGTCCGCGCGACCATGCTGCTGCGCCTGTCGACCCTGGCGACCGGACGCACCGGCGTCAGGGTCCAGACCGCGCAGGCCTACGCGGCGCTGCTCAACGCCGGCATCACCCCGGTCGTGCGCGAGCACGGCTCGCTCGGCTGCTCCGGCGACCTCGCGCCGCTCGCGCACTGCGCGCTCGCCGTCATGGGCGAGGGTATGGTGCGCGTCGGCCCCCCGGCCGGTGCGCCGCAGTGGTCGGACCAGCCGGCGCAGCCCGGCCAGGTCCCCGGCGTGGTGGGCGAGGCCACCCCGGCCGCCGAGGCGCTCGCCGCCGCCGGCCTCACCCCGGTCGTGCTGGAGGAGAAGGAGGGCCTGGCCCTCATCAACGGCACCGACGGGATGCTCGGCATGCTCGTGCTCGCCCTGCACGACCTGGACACCCTGCTCGCCACCGCCGACGTCGCGGCCGCGATGAGCGTCGAGGGCCAGCTGGGCACCGACGACGTCTTCGCCGCCGACCTGCAGGCGCTGCGCCCGCAGCTGGGCCAGGCCGTCTCCGCGCAGAACCTGCGCGCGGTCATGGCCGGCAGCCCGATCCGGGACAGCCACCGCGACCCGGAGGCCTGCACCCGCGTCCAGGACGCCTACTCCCTGCGCTGCTCCCCGCAGGTGCACGGCTCGGCCCGCGACACCTGCGACCACGCCCGGTTGGTGGCCGACCGCGAGCTGGCCTCCGCCGTCGACAACCCGGTCCTCACCCTCGACGGCCGCGTGGAGTCCAACGGCAACTTCCACGGCGCGCCGGTCGCCCACGTCCTCGACTTCCTGGCCGTCGTCACCGCCGACGTCGCGAGCATCTCCGAGCGGCGCACCGACCGCTTCCTCGACGTGGCCCGCAACCGCGGGCTGCCGCCCTTCCTCGCCGACGACCCGGGCACCGACTCGGGCCTGATGATCGCGCAGTACACCCAGGCGGCCGTCGTCTCCGAGCTCAAGCGGCTGGCCGTCCCGGCGAGCGTGGACTCCATCCCCTCCTCGGCGATGCAGGAGGACCACGTGTCGATGGGCTGGGGCGCCGCGCGCAAGCTGCGCCGCAGCGTCGAGGGGCTCGGCCGCGTCCTCGGCATCGAGGTGCTCGCCGCCGCCCGGGCGCTGGACCTCCGCGCGCCGCTGACCCCGGCACCGGCGACCGGCGCGGTGGTCGCGCTGCTCCGCGCGGCCGGGGTGGACGGCCCCGGCCCGGACCGCTGGCTCTCCCCGGAGATCGAGACGACGGTCGGCCTGGTCCTCGACGGGCGCGTCCGCGCCGCAGCCGAGGCGGAGGCCGGTCCGCTGCGCTGA
- a CDS encoding NAD(P)H-quinone oxidoreductase, translating to MRAITINEPGGPDVLVPADVEPPTAGPGEVLVDVVAAGVNRADVQQRKGYYPPPEGASELPGLEVSGRVAALGPGTEGSGWAVGDEVCALLSGGGYAEQVAVPVGQLLRVPAGVRLADAAALPEVACTVWNNLVMEAGLRGGETVLLHGGSSGIGTMAIQVARALRARVAVTAGSQQKLDACRELGAEVLIDYTSQDFVEEITAATDGRGADVILDVVGAKYLARNLDALAPDGRLVVIGLLGGTKAELDLGTLLRKRGRVIATSLRSRSLEAKAEIVTQVRERVWPWIEEGRVRTVIQSRHPLDDAAAAHAEMEASGHVGKILLGVRQS from the coding sequence ATGCGAGCCATCACCATCAACGAGCCCGGCGGCCCCGACGTCCTCGTCCCCGCGGACGTGGAGCCGCCCACCGCGGGACCCGGCGAGGTGCTCGTCGACGTCGTCGCGGCGGGCGTGAACCGGGCGGACGTGCAGCAGCGAAAGGGCTACTACCCGCCGCCGGAGGGCGCCTCCGAGCTGCCCGGGCTGGAGGTCAGCGGCCGGGTCGCGGCCCTCGGTCCCGGCACCGAGGGGTCGGGCTGGGCTGTCGGCGACGAGGTCTGTGCACTGCTTTCCGGGGGAGGGTATGCAGAGCAGGTCGCCGTCCCCGTCGGCCAGCTCCTGCGCGTCCCTGCCGGGGTCCGGCTGGCCGACGCCGCCGCGCTGCCCGAGGTCGCGTGCACGGTGTGGAACAACCTGGTGATGGAGGCGGGGCTGCGCGGGGGCGAGACGGTCCTGCTCCACGGCGGCTCCAGCGGCATCGGCACCATGGCGATCCAGGTGGCGCGCGCGCTCCGGGCCAGGGTCGCGGTGACCGCCGGGTCGCAGCAGAAGCTCGACGCGTGCCGCGAGCTCGGCGCCGAGGTGCTGATCGACTACACGAGTCAGGACTTCGTCGAGGAGATCACGGCGGCCACGGACGGACGCGGGGCAGACGTGATCCTCGACGTGGTCGGCGCGAAGTACCTCGCCCGCAACCTCGATGCCCTCGCCCCCGACGGCCGGCTCGTCGTCATCGGTCTGCTCGGCGGCACCAAGGCCGAGCTCGACCTCGGCACCCTGCTGCGCAAGCGCGGCCGGGTCATCGCCACCTCGCTGCGCTCCCGCTCCCTGGAGGCCAAGGCCGAGATCGTCACGCAGGTGCGAGAGCGGGTCTGGCCGTGGATCGAGGAAGGGCGGGTGCGGACCGTGATCCAGTCGCGCCACCCGCTCGACGACGCGGCCGCCGCGCACGCCGAGATGGAGGCGTCGGGTCACGTGGGCAAGATCCTGCTGGGCGTGCGCCAGAGCTAG
- a CDS encoding MFS transporter: protein MTDVGLRRERVPRRAVAGYAAGSVGTGGFGTLPGLVLAYYLTDTLAVPALLASVAVALPKVWDVAIDPVVGSWSDHELRRRSTRTRLMTLGALTLPVGFVATFAAPTTLGPWASAAWVVVAFLLATTSFSLFQVPYIALPADLTDGYRERTRLLGWRIAALALTILVVGAGGPAVRDAAGGGPRGYLLMGIVVAALLLVGMLGTVLGTRGLTAPTDVAGTDLAGTDVAGADVAGADLPPADDAGSEAVPTLATGYRAGLHALREHTAYRVLLGVFVLQAVATGMMLAAAQYVATYTLGSQAALTFLFAALVGPALLVMPLWTWYAARRGKARSLTVASVLFIGAALALVAMPVAPDWWAYACVAVAGLAYAGMQLFPLAMLPDVISRAGREQGGAMSGLWTAGETAGLASGPVLVLLMLALGGFVSSAAGVPAEQPPAALSAVVLAFSVAPAVLVAVSLVLLRRYEEPEVAL from the coding sequence ATGACGGACGTCGGGCTGCGCCGGGAGCGGGTCCCGCGCCGCGCGGTCGCGGGCTACGCCGCCGGCAGCGTGGGCACGGGCGGGTTCGGCACGCTTCCGGGCCTGGTGCTCGCCTACTACCTCACCGACACCCTCGCCGTCCCCGCGCTGCTCGCCTCGGTCGCCGTCGCGCTGCCCAAGGTCTGGGACGTGGCGATCGACCCGGTCGTCGGGTCGTGGTCGGACCACGAGCTGCGCCGCCGGTCGACGCGGACCCGGCTGATGACGCTGGGGGCGCTCACCCTGCCGGTGGGCTTCGTCGCGACCTTCGCGGCGCCGACGACGCTGGGCCCGTGGGCCTCCGCGGCCTGGGTGGTGGTCGCGTTCCTGCTGGCGACGACCTCGTTCAGCCTGTTCCAGGTGCCCTACATCGCGCTGCCGGCCGACCTGACCGACGGCTACCGGGAGCGGACGCGGCTGCTCGGCTGGCGGATCGCGGCCCTGGCGCTGACGATCCTCGTCGTGGGCGCCGGCGGACCGGCGGTGCGGGACGCCGCCGGTGGCGGCCCGCGCGGCTACCTGCTGATGGGGATCGTCGTGGCCGCGCTCCTGCTCGTGGGCATGCTCGGCACGGTGCTCGGCACCCGGGGGCTCACCGCGCCGACCGACGTCGCCGGGACCGATCTCGCAGGGACCGACGTCGCCGGGGCCGACGTCGCAGGGGCCGACCTCCCACCCGCCGACGACGCGGGGAGCGAGGCCGTGCCGACCTTGGCCACCGGCTACCGGGCGGGCCTGCACGCCCTGCGCGAGCACACGGCATACCGGGTGCTCCTCGGGGTGTTCGTGCTCCAGGCGGTGGCGACCGGCATGATGCTCGCCGCCGCGCAGTACGTCGCCACCTACACCCTCGGGTCGCAGGCCGCGCTGACCTTCCTGTTCGCGGCGCTCGTCGGTCCGGCGCTCCTGGTCATGCCGCTGTGGACCTGGTATGCCGCGCGCCGCGGCAAGGCCCGGTCCCTCACCGTGGCCTCCGTGCTCTTCATCGGTGCCGCGCTCGCGCTGGTGGCGATGCCGGTGGCACCGGACTGGTGGGCGTACGCGTGCGTCGCCGTCGCCGGCCTCGCCTATGCCGGCATGCAGCTCTTCCCGCTGGCGATGCTGCCCGACGTGATCAGCCGTGCGGGCCGGGAGCAGGGCGGTGCGATGAGCGGGCTGTGGACCGCCGGCGAGACGGCCGGACTGGCCAGCGGGCCGGTGCTCGTGCTGCTCATGCTGGCGCTGGGCGGGTTCGTGTCCAGCGCCGCCGGCGTGCCGGCGGAGCAGCCGCCCGCAGCCCTCTCGGCCGTCGTGCTCGCCTTCTCGGTGGCCCCGGCGGTGCTGGTCGCCGTGAGCCTGGTGCTGCTGCGCCGCTACGAGGAGCCGGAGGTGGCCCTGTGA
- a CDS encoding HNH endonuclease signature motif containing protein, which yields MAALLSEERDVPGEDAREVLREALDLLGLDEDLAGPWLEGVVAQAVQEGGAHPSVDPPADGLGVVAGMVAMARARCGVDATVLVSVQDLVLRTGEVLLRERGVGEPTDLGITRRRAWRAEVKASVAGELQVALGVGVTEARQLVAVACLPGSLRAPVLRALRRGEVHWALVRRFQSKTSRLEVADATAVAQALFGTDADLAAVERLDPDGDLTSRPWHQAEYYAALDREVARYLQQDEEAATKERELAHPGRGTGLEVHEDGTATFTVTGSLATMVAFSARIEGMARRCRKAGDERTLAQLRADIVACLLIFGVVDLPGPDEDDPDAIVTPADVEALRSIVEATPAGQVELVVPWDALLGRVVCPRCDGRPVGPVGPVGPVGGGPTLGGGPTVGGSTRSGESTATRAGDAFSMPPLPGASPRHDLHTDDRPRSPDDRPRSPDDWPRSPDDWPRSPDEGPPSATDDGPPAPVGDEPGQDDQEHRRQDDQQHRQPDEQRNRRRRTEARPRGVGELRGFPAGWVSPAQARVIALRPGSTFYRLLTDPADGRCIERTVARYAPDADMRRQIRAADVYGRGPGCRRPASACELDHEHEHADGGPTTEVNLNAKSRLDHWRKTKKLVRTVMTPRRDLTWTTLLGQVARTRAHDYRQYSDAFDRLAPEPGRASRTGAADLAARRDLANQLLYAAMVSRADGERTGAEDDIPGSEDWLILGDWRTATHRDADGGRRPGLPPRPITPEEILGLVDESTEGSGGGGQDSGSEDHGRDGGKDDRDGRGRGWTCPDDTPPPF from the coding sequence ATGGCGGCGCTGCTGTCCGAGGAGCGGGACGTCCCGGGCGAGGACGCCCGAGAGGTGCTGCGGGAGGCACTCGACCTGCTGGGGCTGGACGAGGACCTGGCCGGTCCGTGGCTGGAGGGCGTGGTCGCGCAGGCGGTCCAGGAGGGCGGTGCGCACCCGTCGGTGGATCCTCCGGCCGACGGGCTCGGGGTGGTCGCCGGCATGGTGGCGATGGCGCGGGCGAGGTGCGGGGTGGACGCCACGGTGCTGGTGTCCGTGCAGGACCTGGTGCTGCGCACGGGGGAGGTGCTGCTGCGGGAGCGGGGCGTGGGGGAGCCGACGGACCTGGGCATCACCCGGCGGAGGGCCTGGCGGGCAGAGGTCAAGGCCTCGGTCGCCGGTGAGCTGCAGGTCGCCCTGGGGGTCGGGGTGACCGAGGCGCGGCAGCTGGTCGCGGTGGCCTGCCTGCCGGGATCCCTGCGCGCACCGGTGCTGAGGGCGCTGCGCCGAGGGGAGGTGCACTGGGCGCTGGTACGCAGGTTCCAGTCCAAGACCTCCAGGCTGGAGGTCGCGGACGCGACCGCGGTGGCGCAGGCGTTGTTCGGGACCGATGCGGACCTGGCGGCGGTGGAGCGGCTCGATCCGGACGGTGACCTGACCTCGCGGCCCTGGCACCAGGCGGAGTACTACGCGGCGTTGGACCGTGAGGTCGCCCGCTACCTGCAGCAGGACGAGGAGGCCGCCACCAAGGAGCGGGAGCTGGCGCACCCCGGTCGCGGGACGGGTCTGGAGGTGCACGAGGACGGCACGGCCACGTTCACCGTGACCGGGTCGCTGGCCACGATGGTGGCGTTCAGCGCTCGGATCGAGGGGATGGCCCGTCGGTGCCGCAAGGCCGGTGACGAGCGGACCCTGGCCCAGCTGCGGGCGGACATCGTGGCCTGCCTGCTGATCTTCGGCGTGGTGGACCTGCCGGGTCCCGACGAGGACGACCCGGACGCGATCGTCACCCCGGCCGACGTGGAGGCACTGCGCTCGATCGTCGAGGCCACGCCGGCCGGCCAGGTCGAGCTCGTCGTCCCCTGGGACGCACTGCTCGGACGGGTCGTCTGCCCCCGCTGCGATGGCCGGCCCGTCGGCCCCGTCGGCCCCGTCGGCCCCGTCGGCGGCGGCCCGACCCTCGGCGGCGGCCCGACCGTCGGCGGGTCCACGCGGTCCGGTGAGAGCACAGCCACCCGGGCCGGGGACGCCTTCAGCATGCCTCCGCTTCCGGGTGCCTCACCGCGGCACGACCTGCACACCGACGACCGGCCGCGATCCCCGGACGACCGGCCGCGATCCCCGGACGACTGGCCGCGATCCCCGGACGACTGGCCGCGATCTCCCGACGAGGGGCCTCCATCGGCGACGGACGATGGTCCTCCAGCGCCGGTCGGCGACGAACCTGGGCAGGACGACCAAGAGCACAGACGCCAGGACGACCAACAGCACAGACAGCCGGACGAGCAACGCAACAGGCGGCGGCGCACGGAGGCGCGACCACGAGGTGTGGGTGAGCTGCGCGGGTTTCCGGCCGGGTGGGTGAGCCCTGCCCAGGCGCGGGTGATCGCGCTGCGGCCCGGCTCGACGTTCTACCGACTGCTGACCGACCCGGCCGACGGTCGGTGCATCGAGCGCACCGTCGCCCGCTACGCCCCGGACGCAGACATGCGCCGCCAGATCCGCGCGGCCGACGTCTACGGCCGCGGCCCGGGCTGTCGCCGGCCGGCGTCCGCGTGCGAGCTGGACCACGAGCACGAGCACGCCGACGGCGGGCCGACGACCGAGGTCAACCTCAACGCCAAGTCCAGGCTCGACCACTGGCGCAAGACCAAGAAGCTGGTCCGCACGGTCATGACGCCCCGACGGGACCTGACCTGGACCACGCTGCTGGGACAGGTCGCCCGGACCCGCGCCCACGACTACCGCCAGTACTCCGACGCCTTCGACCGTCTCGCCCCCGAGCCCGGTCGCGCCAGCCGGACGGGCGCGGCCGACCTGGCCGCCCGGCGGGACCTGGCCAACCAGCTGCTCTACGCCGCGATGGTCTCCCGCGCGGACGGGGAACGGACCGGCGCCGAGGACGACATCCCCGGCTCGGAGGACTGGCTGATCCTCGGCGACTGGCGCACCGCCACCCACCGTGACGCCGACGGTGGCCGTCGACCGGGACTGCCACCACGACCGATCACCCCCGAGGAGATCCTCGGCCTGGTCGACGAGAGCACAGAAGGTTCAGGCGGCGGCGGGCAAGACAGTGGCAGCGAGGATCACGGCCGCGACGGTGGCAAGGATGACCGGGACGGTCGAGGGAGGGGATGGACATGCCCCGACGACACGCCACCGCCGTTCTGA
- a CDS encoding Dph6-related ATP pyrophosphatase → MAGLYCSWSGGKDCAAALHEVWRREDPALLLTMLTEDGERSRSHGLHRDVLVRQAEAIGVPIRFAASSWSEYAQALLGLVRGAAQDGFTTGVFGDLDVEGHREWQQRLAREAGTTALLPLWKRDTTGHARSVVDQGFRAMIVAVKDKMVPLDLLGRVMDEQVVAELQAAGVDPSGEYGEFHTVVVDGPLFGRPLVLEQGERTLRSGMWFLDVR, encoded by the coding sequence ATGGCAGGGCTGTACTGCTCGTGGAGCGGCGGCAAGGACTGTGCGGCGGCGCTGCACGAGGTGTGGCGGCGCGAGGACCCCGCCCTGCTGCTGACGATGCTCACCGAGGACGGCGAGCGCTCGCGCTCGCACGGCCTGCACCGCGACGTGCTGGTCCGGCAGGCGGAGGCGATCGGGGTGCCGATCCGCTTCGCGGCGTCGTCCTGGTCGGAGTATGCCCAGGCCCTCCTCGGCCTCGTGCGCGGCGCCGCGCAGGACGGGTTCACCACCGGCGTCTTCGGGGACCTGGACGTCGAGGGTCACCGTGAGTGGCAGCAGCGGCTGGCCCGCGAGGCGGGCACCACCGCGCTCCTGCCGCTGTGGAAGCGCGACACCACCGGGCACGCCCGGTCGGTGGTGGACCAGGGATTCCGCGCGATGATCGTCGCCGTCAAGGACAAGATGGTCCCGCTCGACCTGCTCGGCCGGGTGATGGACGAGCAGGTCGTCGCCGAGCTGCAGGCGGCCGGGGTCGACCCGTCGGGGGAGTACGGCGAGTTCCACACGGTGGTCGTCGACGGCCCGCTCTTCGGGCGCCCGCTCGTCCTCGAGCAGGGGGAGCGCACGCTGCGCTCGGGGATGTGGTTCCTCGACGTGCGCTGA
- a CDS encoding pyridoxal phosphate-dependent decarboxylase family protein, translating to MTGLDPDPAHPSAEELLGRLTAYRSHDAPTHGGRVLSYVYDSGRPDLDRLAGEAAQQMLWVNGLDPTTFPSVALLEGDLVRFGREMLHGPEVTGSVTSGGTESCLLAVLAARQRWARNAQDATAARPRLVLPASAHAAFHKAAHVFGLEVVVVPVDPATGRPCAARMVAALDQPDVALVVVSAPSYPHGVVDPVAEVAGAAAERGIPCHVDACIGGLVLPWWEAAGGGPVPPWDFAVPGVSSISADLHKYGFAPKGASLLLFADGELDRARYFALTGWPGYPVVNPTLLGTRSATSLAAAWAVVGALGADGYVELTGRTVRATAAVRAAVEDVEGLRVLADPVGPLLAVGADDALPPERRVDPHAWAAAVARRGFVLQGQPGMTQADGTVLPRSTHLTMTPVTEDVLPDLVVALREAADEVRGRSSGGGQGAEAGGAGQDTTARTTAPAGPHGIPDPQALAEAARAGGELDLTMVLALIEALPREQSAELLRQFLAAFTAPRQAHGPAQNGGGVSSGHVHPLPRPSRSSLPPSRP from the coding sequence GTGACCGGTCTCGACCCAGACCCTGCGCACCCGTCGGCCGAAGAGCTGCTCGGGCGGCTCACGGCATACCGGTCGCACGACGCACCGACCCACGGCGGGCGCGTGCTGTCCTACGTCTACGACAGCGGGCGGCCCGACCTGGACCGGTTGGCGGGCGAGGCTGCCCAACAGATGCTGTGGGTCAACGGCCTGGACCCGACGACCTTTCCCTCGGTCGCGCTGCTCGAGGGTGACCTGGTGCGGTTCGGGCGCGAGATGCTGCACGGGCCGGAGGTGACCGGGTCGGTCACCTCCGGCGGCACGGAGAGCTGCCTGCTCGCGGTCCTCGCGGCGCGGCAGAGATGGGCCCGGAACGCTCAGGACGCGACGGCTGCGCGACCGCGGCTGGTGCTGCCGGCGAGCGCGCACGCGGCGTTCCACAAGGCTGCCCACGTCTTCGGCCTGGAGGTCGTCGTGGTCCCCGTCGACCCGGCGACGGGCCGTCCCTGCGCCGCCCGGATGGTCGCGGCGCTCGATCAGCCCGACGTGGCGCTCGTGGTCGTCTCGGCGCCGTCCTACCCGCACGGCGTCGTCGACCCCGTGGCCGAGGTCGCCGGCGCCGCGGCCGAGCGCGGGATCCCCTGCCACGTCGACGCCTGCATCGGTGGCCTGGTGCTGCCCTGGTGGGAGGCGGCCGGCGGCGGACCCGTCCCGCCGTGGGACTTCGCCGTCCCCGGGGTGAGCAGCATCAGCGCAGACCTGCACAAGTACGGCTTCGCGCCCAAGGGTGCCTCGCTCCTGCTCTTCGCCGACGGCGAGCTGGACCGGGCCCGCTACTTCGCCCTCACCGGCTGGCCCGGCTACCCGGTCGTCAACCCCACGCTGCTGGGCACCCGCTCGGCGACGTCGCTCGCCGCCGCCTGGGCGGTGGTCGGGGCGCTGGGTGCCGACGGGTACGTCGAGCTGACCGGCCGGACCGTCCGGGCGACCGCCGCCGTGCGGGCCGCGGTCGAGGACGTCGAGGGCCTGCGCGTGCTCGCCGACCCGGTCGGGCCGCTCCTGGCGGTCGGTGCGGACGATGCCCTGCCGCCGGAGCGACGGGTGGACCCGCACGCGTGGGCCGCCGCGGTAGCCAGGCGTGGTTTCGTGCTGCAGGGGCAGCCCGGGATGACGCAGGCCGACGGGACCGTGCTCCCCCGCTCCACGCACCTGACGATGACGCCCGTGACCGAGGACGTGCTCCCCGACCTGGTGGTGGCGCTGCGGGAGGCCGCCGACGAGGTGCGCGGGCGGTCGTCGGGCGGCGGACAAGGGGCGGAGGCCGGGGGTGCCGGTCAGGACACCACGGCCAGGACCACGGCACCTGCCGGGCCGCACGGCATACCCGATCCGCAGGCGCTGGCCGAGGCTGCCCGTGCCGGGGGCGAGCTCGACCTGACCATGGTGCTGGCACTCATCGAGGCGCTGCCGAGAGAGCAGTCGGCCGAGCTGCTCCGCCAGTTCCTCGCCGCGTTCACTGCACCGCGGCAGGCGCACGGTCCCGCTCAGAACGGCGGTGGCGTGTCGTCGGGGCATGTCCATCCCCTCCCTCGACCGTCCCGGTCATCCTTGCCACCGTCGCGGCCGTGA
- a CDS encoding ASCH domain-containing protein — protein MDDALISAFWADARLRGGINPVAGYLGATAADTLPPPAWSFGAAPLEADRLLAQVLAGRKTATTSALWDYEEEARARAEAEREEPGGEADGGELDLGEVDHGEVDHGEVDHGGDGARGHGGDTLTRTRLDLALPAPGSLSIVVDGQDVPRALIRTTHVELVPYGEVDEAHALREGFGSLAQWRAEHRRFFSEHAPADHELTDGTMLVLERFVVLVPARARRAARRAGLL, from the coding sequence ATGGACGACGCCCTGATCAGCGCCTTCTGGGCGGACGCACGGCTGCGGGGCGGGATCAACCCGGTCGCCGGCTACCTCGGGGCGACGGCCGCCGACACGCTTCCCCCGCCGGCGTGGTCGTTCGGCGCCGCCCCGCTCGAGGCCGACCGGCTGCTGGCGCAGGTGCTCGCCGGGCGCAAGACTGCGACGACGAGCGCGCTGTGGGACTACGAGGAGGAGGCGCGCGCCCGGGCGGAGGCCGAGCGGGAGGAGCCAGGCGGTGAGGCGGACGGCGGTGAGCTGGACCTCGGTGAGGTGGACCACGGTGAGGTGGACCACGGTGAGGTGGACCACGGTGGGGACGGTGCCCGCGGCCACGGCGGCGACACCCTGACCAGGACCCGGCTCGACCTGGCGCTGCCGGCCCCCGGGTCGTTGTCGATCGTGGTCGACGGCCAGGACGTGCCCAGGGCGCTGATCCGGACGACGCACGTGGAGCTCGTGCCCTACGGCGAGGTCGACGAGGCGCACGCCCTGCGCGAGGGGTTCGGGTCGTTGGCGCAGTGGCGCGCGGAGCACCGGCGGTTCTTCAGCGAGCACGCGCCGGCGGACCACGAGCTCACCGACGGGACGATGCTCGTGCTGGAGCGCTTCGTGGTGCTCGTGCCCGCCAGGGCGCGCCGGGCGGCCAGGCGGGCCGGCCTGCTCTAG